In the Silurus meridionalis isolate SWU-2019-XX chromosome 6, ASM1480568v1, whole genome shotgun sequence genome, one interval contains:
- the LOC124387324 gene encoding tyrosine-protein kinase Lyn-like isoform X1, giving the protein MGCVSSVKKGGDMNHGKKSRPPEVNRYTKDPSKNSSLLPGQVLQNADATSTDKIAICLFTYEAENKNELSFNKGEKLVILDDNSEWWKAKSRSSGKVGLVPSNYIKLEETLDNKDWFFKNISRITAERNLMAPANKPGAFLIRESETTPGCYSMSVRDVGPNGSAVVKHYKIRLLENGGFYISPRVTFRTLDDLIAYYKKQANGLCYRLSKPCVKPKNAVQWDEDAWEISKESLHMTKKLGAGQFGEVWLATYKNTTKVAVKTLKPGSMSIEAFLQEANLMKTLQHDRLVRLYAVVTKTQPLYIITEFMANGSLLDFLKSPPGRKIQLPKLIDFGAQIAEGMAYIEKKNYIHRDLRAANVLVSESLLCKIADFGLARVIEDNEYSAREGAKFPIKWTAPEAINYGSFTIKSDMWSFGILLYEIVTFGKIPYTGLSNSEVMARVQRGYRMQCPENCPAELYEIMGSCWKAKPEERPTFDYIQSVLEDYYTATEGQYQSQP; this is encoded by the exons AATTCATCACTGTTGCCTGGGCAGGTTCTGCAGAATGCGGATG CTACATCCACAGACAAGATAGCCATCTGCTTATTCACATATGAAGCCGAGAATAAGAATGAGCTCTCGTTCAACAAAGGAGAGAAACTCGTAATATTGGATGA CAATAGCGAGTGGTGGAAAGCAAAGTCCCGTTCCTCTGGCAAAGTAGGATTAGTACCTTCTAATTACATAAAGCTAGAAGAAACCCTGGATAACAAAGA ctggTTTTTTAAGAACATCAGCAGAATTACAGCTGAGAGAAACCTGATGGCTCCTGCCAATAAACCTGGTGCTTTCCTCATCCGCGAAAGCGAGACAACTCCAG GATGTTACTCTATGTCAGTGAGAGACGTGGGTCCTAATGGCTCAGCTGTGGTAAAGCATTATAAGATCCGCCTTTTGGAAAATGGAGGATTTTACATCTCTCCACGAGTCACCTTCAGAACATTAGATGACCTCATTGCATATTATAAGA AGCAAGCCAATGGTTTGTGTTATCGGTTAAGCAAACCGTGTGTGAAACCTAAAAATGCAGTCCAATGGGATGAAGATGCTTGGGAAATTTCCAAAGAATCTCTTCATATGACGAAGAAGCTTGGAGCTGGTCAGTTTGGTGAGGTCTGGTTAG CAACGTATAAAAACACTACCAAAGTGGCGGTGAAGACCTTGAAGCCTGGCAGCATGTCAATTGAGGCATTTCTGCAGGAGGCGAATTTGATGAAAACGCTACAACATGACCGACTTGTCCGTCTTTACGCTGTGGTCACCAAAACACAGCCCCTCTATATCATCACTGAATTCATGGCTAATGG GAGTTTGCTGGACTTTCTGAAAAGTCCACCAGGCAGAAAAATACAGCTGCCTAAACTGATTGACTTTGGAGCTCAA ATTGCAGAAGGTATGGCATACATAGAAAAGAAGAACTACATTCACAGAGACTTGAGAGCTGCAAACGTTCTTGTTAGTGAAAGCCTACTGTGTAAGATCGCTGACTTCGGCCTAGCTAGGGTCATTGAGGACAATGAATATTCAGCCAGAGAAG GTGCTAAATTTCCCATTAAATGGACTGCACCAGAAGCTATAAACTATGGTTCATTCACCATCAAATCAGACATGTGGTCATTTGGCATTCTTCTCTATGAGATCGTCACGTTTGGGAAAATCCCCTACACAG GTCTAAGCAACAGCGAAGTAATGGCACGAGTGCAGCGTGGCTATCGGATGCAGTGTCCTGAAAATTGCCCAGCCGAACTGTATGAGATCATGGGTTCATGCTGGAAGGCCAAACCAGAGGAGCGACCGACATTTGACTACATACAAAGTGTGCTGGAGGACTATTATACAGCCACAGAGGGCCAGTACCAGAGCCAGCCATAA
- the LOC124387324 gene encoding tyrosine-protein kinase Lyn-like isoform X2, producing the protein MGCVSSVKKGGDMNHGKKSRPPEVNRYTKDPSKNSSLLPGQVLQNADATSTDKIAICLFTYEAENKNELSFNKGEKLVILDDNSEWWKAKSRSSGKVGLVPSNYIKLEETLDNKDWFFKNISRITAERNLMAPANKPGAFLIRESETTPGCYSMSVRDVGPNGSAVVKHYKIRLLENGGFYISPRVTFRTLDDLIAYYKKQANGLCYRLSKPCVKPKNAVQWDEDAWEISKESLHMTKKLGAGQFGEVWLATYKNTTKVAVKTLKPGSMSIEAFLQEANLMKTLQHDRLVRLYAVVTKTQPLYIITEFMANGSLLDFLKSPPGRKIQLPKLIDFGAQIAEGMAYIEKKNYIHRDLRAANVLVSESLLCKIADFGLARVIEDNEYSAREGAKFPIKWTAPEAINYGSFTIKSDMWSFGILLYEIVTFGKIPYTGLSNSEVMARVQRGYRMQCPENCPAELYEIMGSCWKAKPEERPTFDYIQSVLEDYYTATEGQYQSQP; encoded by the exons AATTCATCACTGTTGCCTGGGCAGGTTCTGCAGAATGCGGATG CTACATCCACAGACAAGATAGCCATCTGCTTATTCACATATGAAGCCGAGAATAAGAATGAGCTCTCGTTCAACAAAGGAGAGAAACTCGTAATATTGGATGA CAATAGCGAGTGGTGGAAAGCAAAGTCCCGTTCCTCTGGCAAAGTAGGATTAGTACCTTCTAATTACATAAAGCTAGAAGAAACCCTGGATAACAAAGA ctggTTTTTTAAGAACATCAGCAGAATTACAGCTGAGAGAAACCTGATGGCTCCTGCCAATAAACCTGGTGCTTTCCTCATCCGCGAAAGCGAGACAACTCCAG GATGTTACTCTATGTCAGTGAGAGACGTGGGTCCTAATGGCTCAGCTGTGGTAAAGCATTATAAGATCCGCCTTTTGGAAAATGGAGGATTTTACATCTCTCCACGAGTCACCTTCAGAACATTAGATGACCTCATTGCATATTATAAGA AGCAAGCCAATGGTTTGTGTTATCGGTTAAGCAAACCGTGTGTGAAACCTAAAAATGCAGTCCAATGGGATGAAGATGCTTGGGAAATTTCCAAAGAATCTCTTCATATGACGAAGAAGCTTGGAGCTGGTCAGTTTGGTGAGGTCTGGTTAG CAACGTATAAAAACACTACCAAAGTGGCGGTGAAGACCTTGAAGCCTGGCAGCATGTCAATTGAGGCATTTCTGCAGGAGGCGAATTTGATGAAAACGCTACAACATGACCGACTTGTCCGTCTTTACGCTGTGGTCACCAAAACACAGCCCCTCTATATCATCACTGAATTCATGGCTAATG GGAGTTTGCTGGACTTTCTGAAAAGTCCACCAGGCAGAAAAATACAGCTGCCTAAACTGATTGACTTTGGAGCTCAA ATTGCAGAAGGTATGGCATACATAGAAAAGAAGAACTACATTCACAGAGACTTGAGAGCTGCAAACGTTCTTGTTAGTGAAAGCCTACTGTGTAAGATCGCTGACTTCGGCCTAGCTAGGGTCATTGAGGACAATGAATATTCAGCCAGAGAAG GTGCTAAATTTCCCATTAAATGGACTGCACCAGAAGCTATAAACTATGGTTCATTCACCATCAAATCAGACATGTGGTCATTTGGCATTCTTCTCTATGAGATCGTCACGTTTGGGAAAATCCCCTACACAG GTCTAAGCAACAGCGAAGTAATGGCACGAGTGCAGCGTGGCTATCGGATGCAGTGTCCTGAAAATTGCCCAGCCGAACTGTATGAGATCATGGGTTCATGCTGGAAGGCCAAACCAGAGGAGCGACCGACATTTGACTACATACAAAGTGTGCTGGAGGACTATTATACAGCCACAGAGGGCCAGTACCAGAGCCAGCCATAA